The following proteins are encoded in a genomic region of Bosea beijingensis:
- a CDS encoding HupE/UreJ family protein encodes MKRSSIEGRRKLRALLILLLIAMLGLISLNAALAHAVAEGDKGYINEITGIQLLPFTYLGAKHMVTGYDHILFLFGVIFFLYRLNHIALYVSLFAVGHSTTMLLGVYFNVGINSYIIDAIIGLSVVYKALDNMGAYQRWFGFQPNTKAATLIFGLFHGFGLSTKILEYNISPDGLVPNLLAFNVGVELGQLTALAMILIAMGYWRRTAGFWRHAYTANVWMLTAGFVLVGYQLTGFIVS; translated from the coding sequence ATGAAACGATCCTCAATCGAGGGGCGCCGCAAGCTGCGTGCGCTGCTCATACTCCTGCTCATCGCGATGCTGGGGCTGATCAGCCTCAACGCCGCGCTGGCCCATGCGGTCGCCGAAGGCGACAAGGGCTACATCAATGAGATCACTGGCATCCAATTGCTGCCCTTCACCTATCTCGGTGCGAAGCACATGGTCACCGGCTACGACCACATCCTGTTCCTGTTCGGGGTGATCTTCTTTCTCTACCGGCTGAACCACATCGCGCTCTATGTCAGCCTGTTCGCAGTCGGCCATTCGACGACCATGCTGCTCGGCGTCTATTTCAACGTTGGCATCAACAGCTACATCATCGATGCGATTATCGGCCTGTCGGTCGTCTACAAGGCGCTCGATAACATGGGGGCCTACCAGCGCTGGTTCGGCTTCCAGCCCAACACTAAGGCCGCCACGCTGATCTTCGGGCTGTTCCATGGCTTCGGGCTGTCGACCAAGATCCTCGAATACAACATCTCGCCGGACGGCCTCGTCCCGAACCTGCTCGCCTTCAATGTAGGCGTGGAACTCGGGCAGCTCACGGCACTCGCGATGATCCTGATCGCCATGGGCTACTGGCGGCGCACCGCCGGGTTCTGGCGCCACGCCTACACGGCCAACGTCTGGATGCTCACCGCAGGCTTCGTCCTGGTTGGCTACCAGCTCACCGGCTTCATTGTTTCCTGA
- a CDS encoding metal-sensing transcriptional repressor translates to MSEPHQHATHPAIVKRLKRAGGHLSKVVQMIEEGRPCLDIATQLQAVESAIAQAKRTLVQDHLDHCLDEAVGELPAEKRRPIDEFKQITKFL, encoded by the coding sequence ATGTCAGAGCCGCATCAGCACGCCACCCATCCCGCCATCGTGAAACGCCTGAAGCGGGCTGGAGGGCACCTGTCCAAGGTTGTCCAGATGATTGAGGAGGGGAGGCCTTGCCTCGACATCGCGACCCAGCTTCAAGCGGTCGAGAGTGCCATCGCACAGGCCAAGCGGACGCTGGTGCAGGACCATCTCGATCACTGCCTGGACGAAGCCGTGGGGGAGCTTCCAGCCGAGAAGCGCCGGCCCATCGACGAGTTCAAGCAGATTACCAAGTTTCTCTGA
- a CDS encoding MFS transporter, whose amino-acid sequence MFRVLAHRTYGRLFSAQIIALVGTGLLTVALGLLAFDVAGDRAGAVLGTALAIKMIAYVTVAPIVGAFSAQLPRRAFLISMDLVRAAIALSLPFISEVWQVYLAVFILQSASAAFTPTFQATIPDVLTEEEDYTNALSLSRLAYDLESIVSPMLAAALLTIINFHWLFAGTVVGFMVSAALVLSVTLPISPARPREGGIYDKTTRGSRIYLATPRLRGLLALNMAVAMGGALVIVNTVVIVKGRLGLDDNAVALALACFGGGSMLSALILPRILERVADRAVMMTAAIFLAAVLGLFAVILMVNGWAYSPAPTAAGWGLLLATWALLGVGYSATQTPSGRLLRQSAHAEDRPAVFAAQFALSHACWLITYPLAGWLGAALPLGTLAALFAVATLLATCLAWQLWPAGTAEPLEHDHPELPADHPHFKEHGARHAHSIVIDDLHVRWPVSTG is encoded by the coding sequence ATGTTCAGGGTTCTCGCGCATCGGACCTACGGGCGGCTTTTCTCAGCCCAGATCATCGCGTTGGTGGGAACTGGCCTTCTCACCGTCGCGCTAGGCCTGCTCGCCTTCGACGTCGCCGGTGACAGGGCGGGGGCTGTGCTGGGCACTGCGTTGGCCATCAAGATGATCGCCTATGTCACGGTCGCGCCCATCGTTGGCGCCTTCTCGGCCCAGCTCCCGCGACGGGCCTTCCTGATCTCGATGGACCTTGTCCGGGCAGCGATCGCTCTGTCGCTGCCCTTCATTTCAGAGGTCTGGCAGGTCTACCTCGCGGTATTCATCCTACAATCGGCCTCGGCCGCGTTCACGCCGACCTTCCAGGCGACGATCCCTGATGTCCTGACGGAAGAGGAGGACTATACGAACGCGCTGTCTCTCTCGCGGCTGGCCTACGACCTCGAAAGCATCGTCAGCCCGATGCTGGCCGCGGCCCTCCTGACCATCATCAATTTCCACTGGCTGTTCGCCGGAACGGTGGTCGGATTCATGGTGTCGGCCGCGTTGGTGCTGTCGGTGACGTTGCCCATCTCCCCAGCAAGGCCCCGCGAGGGGGGCATCTACGACAAGACCACGCGTGGGTCCCGCATCTATCTCGCGACGCCTCGGCTTCGTGGATTGCTGGCACTGAACATGGCAGTGGCCATGGGAGGAGCCTTGGTCATCGTGAACACCGTCGTCATCGTGAAGGGGCGCCTCGGCCTCGATGACAATGCCGTGGCGCTCGCGCTCGCATGCTTCGGCGGCGGGTCGATGCTCTCGGCGCTGATACTGCCGCGCATTCTGGAGCGCGTCGCCGATCGGGCAGTCATGATGACCGCTGCCATCTTCCTCGCGGCAGTCCTGGGTCTGTTCGCGGTGATCCTTATGGTCAATGGCTGGGCGTACTCACCCGCTCCAACGGCCGCTGGTTGGGGACTCCTGCTCGCGACATGGGCGTTGCTGGGCGTCGGCTACTCAGCCACGCAGACGCCTTCCGGCCGCCTTCTGCGGCAATCCGCCCATGCCGAAGACCGACCGGCGGTGTTCGCTGCCCAGTTCGCGCTTTCGCACGCCTGCTGGCTCATCACCTATCCGCTCGCTGGCTGGCTGGGGGCCGCGCTTCCCTTGGGGACGTTGGCTGCATTGTTCGCGGTGGCGACCCTCCTGGCTACCTGCCTCGCGTGGCAGCTTTGGCCCGCAGGTACGGCGGAGCCGCTGGAGCATGACCATCCCGAACTACCGGCCGATCACCCGCACTTCAAAGAACATGGCGCGCGTCACGCCCATTCCATCGTGATTGACGATCTTCACGTCCGATGGCCGGTCTCTACCGGCTAG
- a CDS encoding hydrogen peroxide-inducible genes activator, with protein sequence MISIKHLRYFAALAQHRHFGRAADACAISQPALSLQIKDLEDFLGAQLVERDRRQIRLTSLGEAFATRAQQILQSVDELADLARASNPSLGGRLRIGMIPTVAPYLLPAVIRRLAERFPAVDLRPREAVTGKLTEDLITGGLDVAVMALPVSEPSLQDQPLFDEEFVLVRAPAEGHKPPPSVESLRAMRLLLLEEGHCFRDQALAFCNMASGLSQDPMEGSSLATLVRMVGAGMGVTLIPEMAVAAETSAVEVSIARLAEPRPRRSIGLVWRKTNPLAEHFLQVGEIVRQEHDVLRRHGDARWLPDPSARGGSDRAHDLAGHP encoded by the coding sequence ATGATATCGATCAAGCACCTGCGCTATTTCGCGGCCTTGGCCCAGCACCGGCATTTCGGCCGGGCGGCGGATGCCTGTGCGATCAGCCAGCCGGCCCTGTCTCTGCAAATCAAGGATCTGGAGGATTTTCTCGGCGCGCAACTGGTCGAGCGTGATCGCCGGCAGATCCGGCTGACCAGCCTTGGCGAGGCCTTCGCCACGCGGGCGCAGCAGATCCTGCAGTCGGTGGACGAGCTGGCCGATCTGGCCCGTGCGTCGAATCCCTCGCTGGGCGGCCGGCTGCGGATCGGTATGATCCCGACGGTCGCGCCCTATCTCCTGCCGGCGGTCATCCGGCGCCTGGCGGAGCGGTTTCCGGCTGTCGACCTGCGCCCACGCGAGGCCGTGACCGGCAAGCTGACGGAAGACCTGATCACAGGCGGGCTCGATGTCGCGGTGATGGCGCTGCCCGTCTCCGAGCCTTCGCTGCAGGACCAGCCGCTGTTCGACGAGGAATTCGTCCTGGTGCGCGCACCGGCCGAAGGGCACAAGCCGCCGCCCAGCGTCGAGAGCCTGCGGGCCATGCGCCTGCTCCTGCTGGAGGAAGGCCACTGCTTCCGCGATCAGGCGCTGGCCTTCTGCAACATGGCTTCAGGCCTGTCTCAGGATCCGATGGAGGGCAGCTCGCTGGCTACGCTGGTGCGCATGGTCGGCGCCGGCATGGGTGTGACGCTGATCCCCGAAATGGCGGTCGCGGCGGAAACCTCGGCCGTGGAGGTCAGCATTGCCCGGCTGGCGGAACCGCGGCCACGCCGCAGCATCGGCCTGGTCTGGCGCAAGACGAATCCCCTCGCCGAGCATTTCCTGCAAGTCGGCGAAATCGTCCGCCAGGAGCATGATGTCCTGCGCCGCCATGGCGACGCGAGATGGCTTCCCGATCCAAGCGCCCGGGGCGGATCAGATCGCGCCCACGATCTGGCAGGCCACCCATAG
- the katG gene encoding catalase/peroxidase HPI, whose translation MDGSDVKKAGKCPVMHGGMTQSGGSVTNWWPNALNLDILHQQDSKTNPLGKDFNYREELKKLDVAALKNDLRALMTDSQEWWPADWGSYVGTMARMTWHAAGTYRISDGRGGAGTGNQRFAPLNSWPDNANTDKPRRLLWPIKKKYGNRVSWADLIALAGTIAYEVAGLKTFGFAFGREDIWHPEKDIYWGEEKEWLAPSDNRYGDVADAKTLANPLAAVQMGLIYVNPEGVNGKPDPLKTAAMMRETFARMAMNDEETVALTAGGHTIGKSHGNGDAANLSPAPESGSLEDQGLGWMNRKGRGIGRDQVVSGIEGAWTTHPTRWDNGFFEMLLGHDWELRKSPAGAWQYEPVSIADADKPVDVEDAAIRHNPMMTDADMALKVDPAYRAISERFLNDFDAFSDAFARAWFKLTHRDLGPKSRYFGPDVPSEDLVWQDPVPAGRVGYDVAAVKAKIAGSGLSIADLVSTAWDSARTFRGSDKRGGSNGARIRLAPQKDWAGNEPARLAKVLAVLEPIAAATGASVADVIVLAGNVGVEKAARAAGFDVVVPFAPGRGDATDAQTDADSFAPLEPLADGFRNWQKEAYVVTGEEMLLDRAQLLGLTAAEMTVLLGGMRVLGTNHGGTKHGVFTDRAGALTSDFFVNLTDMAYAWVPAAGGLYEIRDRKTGAVKWTATRVDLVFGSNSVLRAYAEVYAQDDNARKFVDDFVAAWAKVMNADRADLA comes from the coding sequence ATGGACGGCAGCGACGTGAAGAAGGCCGGCAAGTGCCCGGTCATGCATGGCGGAATGACCCAGAGCGGCGGTTCCGTTACCAACTGGTGGCCGAATGCCTTGAACCTGGACATCCTTCACCAGCAGGACAGCAAGACCAACCCGCTCGGCAAAGACTTCAACTATCGCGAGGAGCTGAAGAAGCTCGACGTCGCGGCGCTGAAGAACGACCTGCGCGCGCTGATGACCGACAGCCAGGAGTGGTGGCCGGCCGACTGGGGCAGCTATGTCGGCACCATGGCCCGCATGACCTGGCATGCCGCCGGCACCTATCGCATCTCCGACGGCCGCGGTGGCGCCGGCACCGGCAACCAGCGCTTTGCCCCGCTGAACTCCTGGCCGGACAATGCCAACACCGACAAGCCGCGCCGCCTGCTCTGGCCGATCAAGAAGAAATACGGCAACCGCGTCTCCTGGGCCGACCTGATCGCGCTCGCCGGCACGATCGCCTATGAGGTCGCCGGCCTGAAGACCTTCGGCTTCGCCTTCGGCCGCGAGGACATCTGGCACCCCGAGAAGGACATCTACTGGGGCGAGGAGAAGGAATGGCTGGCGCCGAGCGACAATCGCTATGGCGATGTCGCCGACGCCAAGACGCTGGCGAACCCGCTGGCCGCCGTCCAGATGGGCCTGATCTACGTCAACCCGGAAGGCGTGAACGGCAAGCCGGACCCGCTCAAGACCGCCGCGATGATGCGCGAGACCTTCGCGCGCATGGCGATGAACGATGAAGAGACGGTGGCGCTGACCGCCGGCGGCCACACCATCGGCAAGAGCCATGGCAATGGCGACGCGGCCAATCTCAGCCCGGCGCCGGAAAGCGGCTCGCTCGAGGACCAGGGCCTCGGCTGGATGAACCGCAAGGGCCGCGGCATCGGCCGCGATCAGGTCGTCAGCGGCATCGAGGGCGCCTGGACCACCCATCCGACGCGCTGGGACAACGGCTTCTTCGAGATGCTGCTCGGCCATGACTGGGAGCTGCGCAAGTCGCCGGCTGGCGCCTGGCAATACGAGCCGGTCTCGATCGCCGACGCGGACAAGCCTGTCGATGTGGAGGATGCTGCCATCCGCCACAACCCGATGATGACCGATGCCGACATGGCCTTGAAGGTCGACCCGGCCTACCGGGCGATCTCGGAGCGCTTCCTCAACGATTTCGACGCGTTCTCGGATGCCTTCGCCCGCGCCTGGTTCAAGCTGACCCATCGCGATCTCGGCCCGAAGTCGCGCTATTTCGGCCCGGACGTTCCGTCCGAGGATCTGGTCTGGCAGGACCCGGTCCCGGCCGGCCGCGTCGGCTACGACGTCGCTGCCGTGAAGGCGAAGATCGCCGGGAGCGGCCTCTCGATCGCCGATCTGGTCTCGACCGCCTGGGACAGCGCCCGCACCTTCCGCGGCTCCGACAAGCGCGGCGGCAGCAACGGCGCCCGCATCCGCCTCGCCCCGCAGAAGGACTGGGCCGGCAACGAGCCGGCGCGCCTCGCCAAGGTTCTGGCTGTCCTGGAGCCGATCGCGGCTGCGACAGGCGCCAGCGTGGCAGACGTCATCGTGCTCGCCGGCAATGTCGGCGTCGAGAAGGCGGCCAGGGCCGCCGGCTTCGACGTGGTCGTGCCGTTCGCGCCGGGGCGTGGCGACGCCACCGATGCGCAGACCGATGCCGATTCCTTCGCGCCGCTGGAGCCGCTCGCCGATGGTTTCCGCAACTGGCAGAAGGAAGCCTATGTCGTCACCGGCGAGGAGATGCTGCTCGACCGGGCCCAGCTCCTCGGCCTGACGGCGGCTGAAATGACTGTGCTGCTCGGCGGCATGCGCGTGCTCGGCACCAACCACGGCGGCACGAAGCATGGCGTCTTCACCGATCGTGCCGGTGCGCTGACCAGCGACTTCTTCGTCAACCTCACCGACATGGCCTACGCCTGGGTCCCGGCAGCGGGCGGCCTTTACGAGATCCGAGACCGCAAGACCGGCGCGGTGAAGTGGACCGCGACCCGCGTTGACCTGGTCTTCGGCTCGAATTCGGTGCTGCGCGCCTATGCCGAGGTCTATGCCCAGGACGACAACGCCCGGAAGTTCGTCGACGATTTCGTCGCGGCCTGGGCCAAGGTGATGAACGCCGACCGCGCCGATCTGGCCTGA
- a CDS encoding sigma-70 family RNA polymerase sigma factor, whose protein sequence is MRVIVEHALRQNWERLFSYALRLSGNRDGAADLLQSCATKALAASPPEDGERIRAWLFAILRNIWIDEHRRGETGAAIAEEALEDDQWRRDDRMIAVITVRQALERLDQPYREVIELVDLAGFRYGEAADILGVPVGTVMSRLSRARLLLLNAIEGGSVRPFAVRQRKRASD, encoded by the coding sequence TTGCGTGTCATCGTCGAGCATGCGCTGCGCCAGAACTGGGAGCGCCTGTTCTCCTATGCGCTGCGTCTGAGCGGCAATCGCGACGGCGCGGCCGATCTCCTGCAATCCTGCGCGACCAAGGCGCTCGCCGCTTCGCCGCCGGAAGACGGGGAGCGTATCCGCGCCTGGCTCTTCGCGATCCTGCGCAATATCTGGATCGACGAGCACCGCCGCGGCGAGACCGGCGCAGCCATCGCCGAAGAGGCGCTGGAAGACGATCAATGGCGCCGTGACGACCGGATGATCGCGGTCATCACCGTCCGGCAGGCGCTGGAACGTCTCGATCAGCCTTATCGCGAGGTCATCGAACTGGTCGATCTCGCCGGCTTCCGCTATGGCGAGGCGGCGGATATCCTCGGCGTGCCCGTGGGAACCGTGATGAGCCGCCTCAGCCGGGCGCGGCTTTTGCTTCTGAATGCGATTGAGGGTGGCTCCGTCCGCCCCTTCGCCGTGCGGCAGCGCAAACGAGCCAGCGATTAA
- a CDS encoding anti-sigma factor family protein: MTERDTLSWAMLNAYVDGELEPEQAAKVAAVLAHDREAAAQVATLTKLRATVKAASPMPEAPPLVLPQARPRVARWLPWAAAACFALVLGAASLGIGHRAAQGSSLSAAVAAHQLWLAQTPPGTAPRLGVELAGAEAGALPDLTLASLRLVHLSLDPAGRGGGGMLAGYVGPNGCRVGLWIAPVEAALPLQPAVQDRDGLAIRAWRGERASYALLGRGIDPARLDGIAALVARITRDEPGVPREQVAALSEARSVGPACIG; encoded by the coding sequence GTGACCGAACGCGACACCCTCTCCTGGGCCATGCTCAACGCCTATGTCGACGGCGAGCTGGAGCCCGAGCAAGCCGCCAAGGTCGCGGCGGTGCTCGCTCATGACCGCGAGGCGGCGGCGCAGGTCGCGACGCTGACGAAGCTGCGCGCCACGGTCAAAGCCGCATCGCCCATGCCGGAGGCGCCGCCCCTCGTGTTGCCGCAGGCTCGGCCCCGCGTGGCGCGTTGGCTGCCTTGGGCTGCGGCCGCCTGTTTCGCTCTGGTCCTCGGCGCGGCCTCGCTCGGCATCGGCCATCGGGCGGCGCAGGGCTCGTCGTTATCCGCCGCGGTCGCCGCACATCAGCTCTGGCTCGCCCAGACCCCGCCCGGCACGGCGCCGCGTCTCGGCGTCGAGCTCGCCGGTGCCGAAGCCGGAGCACTGCCGGACCTTACGCTCGCCTCTTTGCGCCTCGTGCATCTCTCGCTCGATCCGGCAGGGCGTGGTGGCGGCGGCATGCTCGCCGGCTATGTCGGCCCGAACGGCTGCCGCGTCGGCCTCTGGATAGCGCCTGTCGAGGCGGCATTGCCGCTGCAACCCGCGGTTCAGGATCGCGACGGCCTCGCGATACGTGCCTGGCGCGGCGAGCGCGCGAGCTATGCCCTGCTCGGGCGCGGCATCGATCCGGCCCGTCTCGACGGCATCGCCGCGCTCGTCGCCCGGATCACGCGGGACGAGCCCGGCGTCCCGCGCGAGCAGGTGGCGGCGCTGTCGGAGGCGCGCAGCGTTGGCCCCGCCTGCATCGGCTGA
- a CDS encoding sulfite oxidase: MLNEADLRDGAAATDAAPTAGAADTPRTSRRLLLGGSLAALGLAAGGLPRLSPISPAAAQGAAPAAAPPKGPQPFDYPGKDKGLTLLGDRPLVAETPESLLDDDTTPIAKFFVRNNGQIPEPIKDIDGWQLKIEGEVDKPLTLTVKELKARFKPQTFRMVLECGGNGRSFYQPAARGNQWTNGGAGCAEWTGVRLADVLKAAGLKSTAKFTGHYGADPHLSGDTTKDAISRGMPIEKAMEPHCLIVWAMNGEPLPHIHGGPLRLVVPGWPASLSSKWLNRILVRATPHDGQGMGGTSYRVPTVPLVPGSNADGKTNFTDLTSMPVRSIISKPANGTRLPAATREVTLRGAAWAGDHNVAKVEVSFDAGQRWHAMTLAQPKNRYDWVRWTGKVKLPSDGYFELWARATDSRGVAQPHVATNWNPQGYGSNPLHRIAIMVS, from the coding sequence ATGCTCAACGAAGCAGACCTGCGCGATGGCGCAGCCGCTACCGATGCCGCGCCCACCGCAGGCGCCGCTGATACCCCCCGCACATCGCGACGTCTTCTGCTCGGCGGCAGCCTCGCCGCACTCGGCCTCGCTGCCGGCGGCCTGCCGCGCCTGTCCCCGATCTCGCCGGCCGCCGCCCAGGGCGCTGCGCCGGCTGCCGCGCCGCCCAAGGGGCCGCAGCCCTTCGACTATCCCGGCAAGGACAAGGGCCTGACCTTGCTCGGCGACCGTCCTCTCGTCGCCGAGACGCCCGAGAGCCTGCTCGATGACGATACCACGCCGATCGCGAAGTTCTTCGTCCGCAACAACGGCCAGATCCCGGAGCCGATCAAGGATATCGACGGCTGGCAGCTCAAGATAGAGGGCGAGGTCGACAAGCCGCTGACCCTGACGGTCAAGGAGCTCAAAGCCCGCTTCAAGCCGCAGACCTTCCGCATGGTCCTGGAGTGCGGCGGCAATGGCCGCTCCTTCTACCAGCCTGCGGCGCGCGGCAACCAGTGGACCAATGGTGGCGCGGGTTGCGCCGAATGGACCGGCGTGCGCCTCGCCGACGTGCTGAAGGCGGCAGGCCTCAAGTCTACGGCCAAGTTCACCGGCCATTACGGCGCCGATCCGCATCTCTCCGGCGACACCACCAAGGATGCGATCTCGCGCGGCATGCCGATCGAGAAGGCGATGGAGCCGCATTGCCTGATCGTCTGGGCGATGAACGGCGAGCCGCTGCCGCATATCCATGGCGGCCCGCTGCGCCTCGTCGTGCCGGGCTGGCCGGCCTCGCTCTCGTCGAAATGGCTGAACCGCATCCTCGTCCGCGCGACGCCGCATGACGGCCAGGGCATGGGAGGCACCTCCTACCGCGTGCCGACCGTCCCGCTCGTTCCCGGCTCGAATGCCGACGGCAAGACCAACTTCACCGATCTGACCTCGATGCCGGTGCGCTCGATCATCAGCAAGCCGGCGAACGGCACGCGCCTGCCGGCGGCGACGCGCGAGGTCACCTTGCGTGGCGCGGCCTGGGCCGGCGACCATAATGTCGCGAAGGTGGAAGTGTCCTTCGATGCCGGCCAGCGCTGGCATGCGATGACGCTGGCCCAGCCGAAGAACCGCTATGACTGGGTGCGCTGGACCGGCAAGGTGAAGCTGCCGAGCGACGGCTATTTCGAGCTCTGGGCCCGCGCCACCGATTCCCGCGGCGTCGCCCAGCCGCATGTCGCGACCAACTGGAACCCGCAGGGCTACGGCTCCAACCCGCTCCATCGCATTGCCATCATGGTGAGCTGA